The Pseudomonas sp. SCB32 DNA window ACCGCGATGGCCAGGCCCAGGCGCTTCAGCCCACGGAGAATCTGCATGGCCTGGGACACGTCGCTCATCAGGATGCTCTCGGTCAGCTCCAGTTCCAGGCAGGCCGGCGGAATGCCGGTGTCCCTGAGAATGCCGGCGATACGCTCGCCCAACTGGCCGTCGGCGAACTGCCGGGCCGAGAGGTTCACCGAGATCTTCGGCACCCGCACCTTGTCGCGGTGCCAGGCCTTGAGTTGCAGGCAGGCCTGCTCCAGCAGCCAGTCGCCGACCTGGGCCACCAGGCCGAGCTCTTCCAGCACCGGGACGAACTCCGTCGGCGGGATCAGTCCGCGCTTGGGATGCTGCCAGCGAAGTAGCGCCTCGGCGCCGGTCAGGCGGCGGCCATCGCCGGTGAACTGCGGCTGGTAATGGAGGATGAACTCTTCCTGCTCGATGGCGCGGCGCAGGTCGCTTTCCAGCTCCAGGCGCTCCAGGGCGCGGGCGTTCATCTCGGCCTGGTAGAACTGGAAGTTGTTCTTGCCCATCTCCTTGGCGTGGTACATCGCCGTATCGGCGTTTTTCATCAGTTGGCTGAGCTCGGCGCCGTCCTGCGGCGAGAGCGCCACGCCGATGCTGGCGGTGACGAAGAATTCGCGGCCTTCGAGGGTGAAGGGGCGGGCGAGGCTGGCGAGGATCTGCTCGGCCACCTGGATCGCCTCCCGCAGTGCCCGCTCCCGGTTTCCCTGACCGGGCAGCAGCAGGGTGAATTCGTCACCCCCCATGCGCGCCACGGTGTCGTCGTCGCTGACGCAATGGCTCAGGCGCTCGGCCACTTCCTTGAGCATGCGATCGCCTGCGGCGTGCCCGAGGGAGTCGTTGATCGGCTTGAAGCGATCGAGGTCGAGGAACATCAGCACCACCCACTGCTGGTGCCGCTCGGCTTGCAGCAGCGCGGTGTGCAGGCGGTCCTGGAACAGCGTGCGGTTGGGCAGGTGGGTCAGGGCGTCGTAGTAGGCCAGGCGGTGGATGCGCCGCTCGCTGGCCTTGCGCTCGCTGATGTCGCTGAAGAAACACACGAAGCTGACCAGGTCGCCTTCCTCGTCGTGCACCGCGGTGATGCCGACCCAGGACGGATACAGCTCGCCATTCTTGCGCTTCTGCAGGATCTCGCCTTCCCAGCTGCCGCTCTTGCGCAGGCTGTCCAGCACGTGCTTGAGCTGGTTGGCTTCCTGGCGGTCGGCGGTGAGCATGCGCGGCAGCTGGTCCAGCACTTCCTCGCCCTGATAGCCGGTGAGGCGGGTGAAGGAGTCGTTGACCTGCACGATGTAGCCAACCGGGTCGGTGACGATGATCGCCGCGGTGGAGTGCTCGAATACCGTGGCCGCCATGCGCATCTCGCGCTCGGCGCGGCGCTGCTGGCTGATGTCCCGGGCGACGCCGAGCAGGCCCTCGAAACCGCCGTGGTCGTCCCACATCAGGGCGATGCGCAGCTCCACCGGAATCTTGTGACCGTCGGCGTGTATGCAGTCGAGGGTGAACAGCTGTGGCGCCGTGCTCTCGCGCAGTTCGGCAAGGCGCGTGGGCTCGCCGATGGCATCGTGCAGCCGCTCCAGCAGGGTGAAGAGGCGTTCCAGCTGTCCCGGGTTGGCGGCCACCTGCTGGAAGCCGTTGTGCAGCACCCAGTCCGCGCTGTAGCCAAACACCTGCTGGATCGACGGGCTGACGTAGTTGAGCTTGACCTGGGCGTCGGTGGAGACGATCACGTCGCTGATGCTCTCGGCCAGCATCCGGTAGCGGCGGCCGCTTTCGCGCAGAGAGTTGTGCGCCTCGACGGTGGCGGTGATGTCCTTGGCCACGCCGATCAGCCGGGCCACGCGGCCGGCGGCGTCACGGGTGAAGGCCTGTTCGCGGATGTCGAACCAGTGCCAGCTGCCATCGCGGTGGCGCCAGCGCAGCTGGCTGTCGAGTAGCAGGCCATCGCCCACCACCTGCTGCAGATTGCGCACGCGCCAGTAGTACTCGACGTCGTCCGGGTGCAGCACCTTTTCCCAGAAGCGCTCGCCCATCGCGCGCAGTTCGTCGGCGCTGTAGCCGAGCTGGTAGCCGAGGTTGTGGTTGCTGAAGATCACCCGGCGCGCGGCGATGTCGTGGATGTACAGGGTATCGGGCACCGCGCGCACCGCGTCGGACCAGAACTTCTCGCGCTCGACCAGCGACAGCTCGACCTGCTTGCGCGAGGTGATGTCGGAGAGGCTGAGGGTGACCGCGTGGAAATCCTGGATCATCTCCGGCACGCGCAGTTGCAGCCAGAGATGACGTTGTTCGCCCTGGCGCGTCTGGATGCAGGCTTCCAGCTCGATCAAGCCGTGGCCGGCAAGCACCGCACTGAGCACCTTGCTGCGTACGCCGTCCGGCCGCATGCCGGCGCTGCCGAGCAGAATCTGCCACGCCTGCTCGGTGGTGGTGACACCCATCAGGCGCTTGGCGACGTTGTTGATCTCGGTGATGCGCACCTGGCGCAGCAGCCCGGGCAGGCGCTCGGGTTGCGAGGCGATCCAGTCCTGCAGGTCGTTCTGCCGGCGCAGGTTGAGGTCCACCAGGCTCTGCCGCAGTGCCGACAGGTCGAGGACGCAGAGGGCCACGCCAACGCCATCGAAGATGTCCTGGTAGCGGCGGCGCGTCTCTTCGAGGATGTGCAGCGCCTGCTGCTCCTCGGTGACGTCGCGCAATACCCAGACCTGGCCGCCCTGTGGCAGGTTGCCGCGCAGGACCCAGGGCAGCTCGGAAGCGAGGGGGTTGTCGTCCAGCGGGCGGCGGCTGACCGCGAACAGGCGTGCCTGCCCTGTGTGGTTGACCCGGACCAGCTCGGTGCTGCCGCTGTCCGGGAGGGTGGTGTCGCCGTTGAGTTGCGCGCCCAGCCCCGGCAGGAGTTCCAGCAGGTGATGGTCGGCGGCCTGGTCGGCCTGGATGCCGAACAGCTGTTCTGCCTGCGGGTTGAGGTAGGCCAGGCGGCCGTCGGCGCGGGTCACCAATACGCGCTCGTCGATGGCGCCCAGGGCCTGGGCGGCCTGGCGCAGGCGCTGCTGGGAGTCGGCGGTCAGTGCGCGCAGGTTCTGCTGCTCGCGTTGCAGGCGCAGCAGGGCGGCGCCGGTGACGCCGGCGAGTAACAGCAGCAGCGCCAGCTCCCCGACCAGGCGCGGGAGCAGAGCGGTGCGCACGCGCTGCGCATCGAACAGCGGGTGCAGTTGCCAGTCGGTGTTCTGGATCGGCAGCCCAGTGAGGCTCTGCGCCTGTTCCAGCGGCGAGGCGGCGGTGAGCGGGCCGGGCCGGGAACCGCTGGAGCGGCCGAGGACCTTTTGCCGTACCTGGTCCTCGAGAATCCACGGCGGTGCATCCGGGCGGATCTGTGCGACCCAGCTGCGGCGAGCCTGCCGCTCGTCGAGGCGGATGACGCTGTCACCTTCGCCGGACACGGTGGCGCCCAGCCAGATGTAGAACACGCCGCCGTTGTCTTCGCTGAAGGCGTAGTGATAGGTCTGGCGGCCGGCGCGCTGGCGCATGGCGGCGATGAAGGCCGCGTCCTTGAAACCGATCGCCGAGTCGCGCAGCGGCAGGCCGTTGCCGTCCAGGCGCACCAGGCTATGGAAGGAGGGATAGATGCGGCGCAGTCCATTGATCAGGGCGGGTTCGCCGTCGATGTCGCCGCGATCGTCGCGCTGCCGGAGCAGGGCCTGCGCGCCAAGCGCCTTGAGCTCCAGGGTCAGGGAGATGCGCTGGGCCAGCTGCTCGCCGTGCAGCACCACCCGTTCGCGCTCGAAGCGCTCCTGGCTGCGGAACTCCTGGTGCAGCTGCCAGGCCAGCAGGCCGAGCATCAGCAACACCAGCAGCAACAAGGCTGTCCGGGTCGCCACGCGGCCAGGCCTGGCCAGGGAGTCCGGGGATGAACGGGGTGTTGTAGACAAGGACCTGTTACCTGGGGGGCGATACGGCGGAATTCGGCATGATTAGGATGCCCGGAAGTGCGGCTATGTGCCAGTACGGCCGACGAGCGTCGTTTGCCCTTCCCAGCCCATTCCGGTAGCTTTGCCGCACGCGCGCGGGTGAAACGACCGCGCCACGATTCGCGCGAAGGCTCTGAACCGGCCCTTCGCGCCCGCCGGTGGGATCGCTCCACCGTACCCGGCCAGCAGCGCCGGCGATCCGGAACCTGCCGCAGTCCGTTCCGGCCCATTCCGATCACTATTCATCCCAGAAGTCAGGTATCCATGGCTCAATACGTCTACACCATGCATCGGGTCGGCAAAGTCGTACCGCCCAAGCGTGAAATCCTCAAGGACATCTCCCTGTCGTTCTTCCCCGGCGCCAAGATCGGCGTGCTCGGCCTGAACGGTGCGGGTAAATCCACCCTGCTGCGCATCATGGCTGGCGTCGACACCGAGATCGAAGGTGAAGCCCGCCCGATGCCCGGCATCAACGTCGGTTACCTGCCGCAGGAGCCCAAGCTCGACCCGCAGGCCACCGTACGTGACATCGTCGAAGAAGCCGTAGGCCAGATCAAGCAGGCCCAGGCCCGCCTGGACGAAGTCTATGCCGCCTACGCCGAGCCGGACGCCGACTTCGACGCCCTGGCCGCCGAGCAGGCCAAGCTGGAAGCCATCCTCCAGGCTTCCGACGGTCACAACCTGGAGCGCCAGCTGGAAGTCGCCGCCGACGCCCTGCGCCTGCCGCCGTGGGATGCGAAGATCGAGCACCTCTCCGGTGGTGAGAAGCGCCGCGTGGCCCTGTGCCGCCTGCTGCTGTCCGCCCCCGACATGCTGCTGCTGGACGAACCGACCAACCACCTGGACGCCGACTCCGTCGCCTGGCTGGAACACTTCCTCCACGACTTCCCGGGCACCGTGGTAGCGATCACCCACGACCGCTACTTCCTCGACAACGTCGCCGGCTGGATTCTGGAACTGGACCGTGGCCACGGCATCCCGTTCGAAGGCAACTACTCCGGCTGGCTGGAATCCAAGGCCAACCGCCTGGCCCAGGAAGCCAAGCAGGAAGCCTCCCACGCCAAGGCCATGAAGGCTGAACTGGAGTGGGTACGCCAGGGCGCCAAGGGCCGTCAGGCCAAGTCCAAGGCCCGTCTGCAACGCTTCGAGGAACTGCAATCGCAGGAGTTCCAGAAGCGCAGCGAGACCAACGAGATCTACATCCCGGCAGGTCCGCGCCTGGGCGACAAGGTCATCGAGCTGCATAACGTCTGCAAGGGCTACGGCGACCGCGAACTGATCGACAACCTGTCGCTGAGCATTCCCAAGGGCGCCATCGTCGGCGTGATCGGCGGCAACGGTGCGGGTAAATCCACCCTGTTCCGCATGCTGACCGGCAAGGAACAACCAGACTCGGGCACCATCGAGATCGGCGAAACCGTGCAGATCGCCAGCGTCGACCAGAGCCGCGAAATCCTCGAAGGCAACAAGACCGTGTGGGAACAGGTGTCCGACGGCTTCGAGCAGATCAAGATCGGCAACTACGAAGTCCCGTCGCGCAGCTACGTCGGCCGCTTCAACTTCAAGGGCGGCGACCAGCAGAAGTTCGTCAAGGACCTCTCCGGTGGTGAGCGCGGCCGCCTGCACCTGGCCCTGACCCTGAAGCAGGGCGGCAACGTGCTGCTGCTCGACGAACCGTCCAACGACCTCGACGTGGAAACCCTGCGTGCGCTGGAAGAAGCGCTGCTGGACTTCCCCGGCGCCGCCATCGTGATTTCCCACGATCGCTGGTTCCTGGACCGCATCGCCACCCACATCCTCTCCTACGAGGACGACGGCAAGGTGGTCTTCTTCGAAGGCAACTACACCGAGTTCGAAGCCGATCGTAAAAAACGCCTGGGCGACGCTGCCTCGCAGCCGCACCGCGTGCGCTACAAGAAGCTGGCGTAAGCCGCTTCCCAAAGAAAACGGGGCCTTCGGGCCCCGTTTTCGTTTCCAGGCTTTTTACCGGCCGGGCTCAGCGGCTGCGCTTGAGATCGTCCAGGGCGCGGCGCTGTTCTTCCAGCTGGCGCTGCAGCGTGTCGATCTGTCGCGCCTGGTCCTGCAACGTGCGTTGCTGCTCTTCCAGCTGGCGTGACATGCGCTGCAGGTCGTCGGTGCTGAACGTCGATTTGTGGATCACTTCGCTGTCGAATGTATCCGCCACGACCAGTGCACCGGATTCGGTGAAATTGCCCAGTTTCATGGCCGCGAGGGCGGTCGGAGCGAGGCAGCAAGCCAGAGCGACGAGGAGTGCAGCAGAACGTGTGGACATCGGGATCATCCTGATCGGCTGATTTTGATTGTTTCGATTGTCTATTGATTTTGTATACAAAAATCTGTTTTTCTGCCGATTCGGCAGTCTGTGAATTTATATTTTTGCACCACAAAGATTCATAAAAGCGTCACGCTGCACTATCTCAGTGCGGCGTGGATTGTTAGAGTCTGCCGGCAAAAAGCATCAAATAACCAGAAAAGTACCGGTGAGATATGACGCAATCCGTTGACTCGTTCCTCGAGCGCCTCAAGCGGCGCGACCCCGATCAGCCCGAGTTCCACCAGGCGGTGGAAGAAGTGCTGCGCTCCCTCTGGCCCTTCCTCGAAGCCAACCCGCACTACCTGCAGGCCGGCATCGTCGAACGCATTGTCGAACCCGAACGCGCGATCCTGTTCCGAGTGCCCTGGGTGGATGACGCCGGTCGCGTGCGAGTCAACCGTGGTTTCCGCGTGCAGATGAGCAGCGCCATCGGCCCGTACAAGGGCGGCCTGCGCTTCCATCCTTCGGTGAACCTGGGCGTGCTGAAGTTCCTCGCCTTCGAGCAGGTCTTCAAGAACTCCCTGACCTCCCTGCCCATGGGCGGCGGCAAGGGCGGCTCGGACTTCGACCCGAAGGGCAAGAGCGATGCCGAAGTCATGCGCTTCTGCCAGTCGTTCATGAGCGAGCTGTTCCGCCATGTCGGTGCAGACCTCGACGTGCCGGCCGGTGACATCGGCGTGGGTGCCCGCGAGATCGGCTACCTTTTCGGCCAGTACAAGCGCCTGTCCAACGAGTTCACCTCGGTGCTCACCGGCAAGGGCATGGCCTACGGCGGCAGCCTGATCCGCCCGGAAGCCACCGGCTATGGCTGCGTGTACTTCGCCCAGGAAATGCTCAAGGCCCGCGAGAGCGGCTTCGACGGCCAGCGCGTGGCCATCTCCGGCTCCGGCAACGTGGCCCAGTACGCCGCGCAGAAGGTCATGGAACTGGGCGGCAAGGTGATCTCGCTGTCCGACTCCGAAGGCACCCTGTTCTTCGAGGCCGGGATGATCCTGGAACAGTGGGAAGCGGTGATGGAGTTGAAGAACGTCCGTCGCGGCCGTCTCAGCGAGATGACCGGCCCGGGCCTGCGCTTCCTCGCCGGCCAGCGTCCGTGGTCGCTCGCCTGCGACATCGCGCTGCCCTGTGCGACCCAGAACGAACTGGATGCCAACGATGCGCGCACCCTGCTGGCCAACGGCTGCGTCTGCGTCGCCGAAGGCGCCAACATGCCGTCGACCCTGGAGGCTGTGGATATCTTCATCGAGGCCGGCATCCTCTACGCACCGGGCAAGGCTTCCAACGCCGGTGGCGTGGCCACCAGCGGCCTGGAAATGAGCCAGAACGCCATGCGCCTGCTGTGGACCGCCGGCGAGGTGGATCAACGGCTGCACAGCATCATGCAGAACATCCACCATGCCTGCGTCTCCTACGGCGAAGAGAATGGCCGAATCAACTACGTGAAGGGCGCCAACATCGCCGGCTTCGTCAAGGTTGCCGACGCCATGCTGGCGCAGGGCGTGGTCTGATCTCGCCTGCAGCATGAAAAACGGGCCCGATGGGCCCGTTTTTCATTCCGGCCGCTGCCGCTGCTTTTTTAGGAGTAACTGTCTTTGGGCTCCCGCGTTCGCGGCAGTGACGTTTCATGCACCACCACTCTGTACACGTCTTCCCCGCGAACGCGGGGACCCAGAAAACAACGTAGGAGCGGACTTGTCCGCGATGGCCCGAGCGAACGAACATCGCAGACGGAGTCCGCTCCTGCGAGTGCAGTCCGGCGTGGCTCAATCCACCGGTCGCGGCGTGGTCGCCGTGCTCGGCGGCAGCAGCGGGTATTCCACCTTAGGCTGCTTTCCGCTGAGGGTCTTGAGGAAGGCGACGATATCCCCGACTTCCTCGGCGCTGAGCTGCTTGCCCAGCTGCGCGGTGCCCATGATTGCCACGGCTTCCTCCAGATTCCAGACCTGTCCGCTGTGGAAGTACGGTGCGGTGAGGGCGACATTGCGCAATGGCGCCGCGCGGAACACGTACTCGTCGCTCCTGGTCTTGGTCACCTCGAAGCGCCCCTTGTCGCCGCTGGGCAGGACCTTGCCATCGGGCTTTTTCACCAGGCCGAACGGGAAGTAGGCCTGGCCACCCAGGTTCACGCCGTTGTGGCAGCTGACGCAGCCTGAGCTCATGAAGGTCTGCAGGCCTTTCTTCTCCCTGGCATCGAGCGCACTGTCGTCGCCCTTCAGGTACAGGTCGAAGCGTGAGTCGGGGGTGATCAGGGTTGACTCGAATGCCTGCAGGGCCCGCGCCATGTTGTCGAAACTGACTGGCTGCTGCTCGCCGGGGAAGGCCTTGCCGAACGCCGTGACGTACTCGGGCATGCTTCTCAGTGTGGCTTCGACGTTCTTCGGCGTGTTGTGCATTTCCACCGGATTCTGCACCGGCCCCTTGGCTTGCTCCTCCAGGTCCTTGGCGCGGCCATCCCAGAATTGCGCGACGTTGAAGACCGCGTTGAACACCGTGGGCGAGTTGCGGGCGCCTTTCTGCCAGGCGTGGCCGCTGGAGGTCGGCACGTTGTCGGCGCCACCGGTGCCGATGTTGTGGCAGGTGTTGCAGCTGATCACTTGGCTGGCGGACAGGCGTGGCTCGAAGAACAGCTGCCGACCCAGTTCGACCTGATCGGGGGCAAGCGTCTCGCTGGGTTGCGCGGGGATCGGTTTGAAGATGCCGTTGGCGTTGTCGAGCAGGGTGTCGGCATAGGCGGCCGAGGTACTGGCGGCCAGCATCAGAGTGCCCAGGATCCGTTTCAGTGGTGGCATGGAGAGTTCTCCTTTCTCAGGCTGTTGGTCATTCGCTCTGAGTCCTAGGAGAGGCCAGCCGGTGTGCGGCGGGTTTGACTGGCGTCAAGTAGGCGGGAGTGTCTACCTCGAACTGTTGCGGCAGTCTCAGTTTCCGTGCAGGGCGCGAGACAGCACAGGGTCTTTCTCCTGCTCCCAGTCGCGGTCACGATCACCATTACGCTGCGCCTCATAACGCTGGCGCTCCTGGCTGACGCACTGGCCCCTGGTATTGCTGAAAAGCATCGCCCCAGCCCAGGACCTACTGCTGGTCTACCAGTTAGCGCGGCCGGTTCTTGCGGAGCTCGCCGATGATCGCCCCCTCCGCCTGGCGGCCACTGCCGCAGCGGTCGTCGAAGCCGTCGGCATAGGCGGGCCGATAGCCTTGGTCGATCAGCGTCGTGTGGGTGGTCTCGCAGCCGGCGAGCGGCGGCAGAAGCAGGATGAGTATGGCGCGGGGCGCCATAGGGGCTCCGTGTGCCGAAGGGCGGGCGCACACGCCGGATAGAGGGGCCGGCCATCGACAGTGTGGCGTGATGGCAATCCAGGCGGCAGGGGGTGAGGAGAGCGTCAGGGCAGCGTGATCGCAATGTACTGCCGGGCGTTCCGGATGATCGTGCGTTACCCCTTCACGCACACCACCTGACGCAGGGTATGCAGCACTTCCACCAGTTCGCGCTGGGCGTCCATCACCGCGTCGATGTCCTTGTAAGCCATCGGGATCTCGTCGATCACGTCCTTGTCCTTGCGGCACTCGACGTGGGCGGTGGCGCGCACCTGGTCTTCAACGGTGAACAGCTTCTTGGCCTTGGTCCGGCTCATGGTCCGGCCGGCACCGTGACTGCACGAGCAGAACGCTTCCTCGTTACCGAGGCCGCGGACGATGAAGCTCTTGGCGCCCATCGACCCCGGAATGATGCCGAGCTGGCCCTTCTGCGCGGACACCGCGCCTTTACGCGTCACCAGAACCTCTTCGCCGAAGTGACGTTCCTTCTGCACGTAGTTGTGGTGGCAGTTCACCGCTTCCAGGCTGGCCTCGAACGGCTTGCGGATGACCTGCCGCGCCGCTGCGATCACCGCGCGCATCATCAGCTCGCGGTTCTGCCGGGCGAAGTCCTGGGCCCAGCCCACGGCTTCCACGTAGTCGTCGAAGTGCTGGCTGCCTTCCTCGAGGTAGGCCAGGTCACGGTCCGGCAGGTTGGCGATGTGCTGGCGCATATCGGCCTGGGCCAGCTCGATGAACAGGTTGCCGATGGCGTTACCCACGCCGCGCGACCCACTGTGCAGCATGAACCAGACGCGGTCTGCCTCGTCGAGGCAGACTTCGATGAAGTGGTTGCCGGTCCCGAGCGTTCCCAGGTGATGGCGGTTGTTGGTCTTCTCAAGCTTCGGGTACTTGTCGGTGATCGCTCTGAAGCGGCCGGCCAGCGCCTTCCAGGCGTCATCGGCGTGATCCGGCACATGCTCCCAGGCGCCCTGGTCGCGGCGGCCGAAGGTCTTGCCGTGGGGCACGGCTCTCTCGATGGCGGTGCGCAGGCCGTGCAGGTTGTCCGGCAGGTCGGCCGCCATCAACGAGGTGCGTGCGGCGATCATCCCGCAGCCAATGTCCACACCTACGGCGGCGGGGATGATCGCACCCTTGGTGGGGATCACGCTGCCAATGGTCGAGCCCTTGCCCAGGTGCACGTCCGGCATCACGGCAAGGTGCTTGAAGATGAAGGGCATCTTCGCGGTGTTCATCAACTGCTGGCGAGCGTCGTCCTCCACCGGCACTCCAGTGGTCCACAGCTTGATCGGTTTGCCTTTGGCAACTTCCAGCAGTTGGTAAGTCTTGCTGCTCATGGGGGTTCCGGCGTTCACGCGACGACCTATTGTGCGCCGGAACCTCCCGCCTCAGTAGTGGTACCAGCGCAGCTCCAGCATCACTTCGTTGACCGGGGTGGCCAGCTGGCTGAACTCGCGCTGGGCCGACAGGCGCAGGCCAAGGTTGCGGCCCAGATCCACCTGCTGGCCGAAGCTCAGGTTGCGGCGGACTTCGCCGGTGTGGAAGTAGTCGCCCTTCGCCTCGAGGGTCAGGTTGCCCAGCGGATTGCTCCACAGCACGCCGGTGTCGAAGCCCAGCGCTGGGGCGATGGTCGGGGCGAAGTCCGGGTTGTTCTCGATCCGCGCGGTGCCCAGGGCATAGGCCTGCAGGTCATCGGTCAGTTTCCAGCTGCCGCCGGCGCCGCCATTGAGATGGCCGACGAGGGTGTCGTGATCCTCGTCGCTGTGTTTGCCGAGCACGCGCTCCCAGCCGCCGGATACCTGCCAGGAGAGCGGCAGCAGCAACTCGTTGCGCGGCGTCATCGAGCGGATGGTGACCAGGTCCAGTTGCTGCAACTGCCAGCGATTGCCCTCGTATTGGCGCAGCTTCAGCTGGCCGAGCTCGATCTGCGCGCCGAGGGGGAAGCCATACTGGTTGTCGGCGAGGTCGTGGTAGGCCAGGCGCAGGCCGTACTGGGCAAAGGCTTCGCCATCGCGGCTGCCGGCGCCGAGCTGCCAGGTGCGCGACTCATGGCCGTCCTCCGGCTGGCCGGGGCGCTCCACCGTCAGGACCGGAGGCGGATTCTGGTTGATGGCCCTGAGCAGGTTGTAGCTGCGCGATGCCGTGGCGTCATCACGCTCGTGGCCGGTGGCGCGGTAGCGCACCAGGCGGAACGCGGTGTCCTGCACCAGTGCCTGGCGGTCGACGGGCAGGGCCTTGAATTCGGGGCTGTCGAGCAGTCGGTCGTCGTCCGCCATGCTGCGTGCCAGGAGCTTTTCGTCGTGGCTCAGTGGCGCGCCGCGGGCGAGCAGTTCGCGCTCGCGAGAGGGGCGGTAGTCGATGCGGTCGATCATCTCGGCGTTCTTCACCGCGCGAACGGTGTCGGTGGGGATGGCGGTGAGCGGGAACTGGTCGGTGAGTTCGGTGCCCGGGCGGGCGATCTCCAGCAGCTCCAGCAGACGGAACGAACAGTTCTCGTCGAAGAAGTAGTACTTGAAGCGGACCTGCTTGAGCTCCCAGACGTGCTCGACCATCCGCCCGGTTTCCTCGGGCGTGAGGTTCAGCCGGTACTCCCAGAGGTCGCGGTTCTCCAGTCGGCTGTACTCGGAGAGCTTCTCGCGGTACGGCACCAGGGCGAACAGGCCGGGGTAGCCGCCCATCAGGCCTTTCCAGGCGTAGAGGATGCTGTTGTCCATGCCCTCGATGTAGGCGCCGAAGTTCAGCGCATAGCTCAGCAGAGCGGTGTGGTCGGCGTCGACGTCGGCCTGGTCGATGCGCAGCAGGGTGTGGCCGAACATCGAGGACGGGCTGTTCAGGTACGCCGCCGGGAACACCAGCACCGCGCTGTGCGGATTGATGTCGGTGTACCAGGTCTTGTACTCCTGGCAGGTCACTTGCGGCAGGTCGTCGAGTTGCAGCTGCTGGCGCAGCCAGCGGGTGCGCGCCGGGTAGACGCACTGGGCGTGCTTGTCGCCGAGTTCGGCGGGCGCGTAGAGCGCTTTCACGGTGGCGGCCAGTTCGGCGTCCGGGTGCTGCTCACCGTCGGTGGCGAGGAAGAACTTCGGGTCGTCGACGAAGCTGCGCCAGCCGTCCAGCCGGGCGTGCTCGTAGTGACCCAGCGCGAGCCAGTAGGGTTCGCTGGCCAGGGCCTGCAGGCGTTGCGGATCGATCTGCGGCGCGGCGAACAGTGGGGTGCAGGCGCACAGCGCCATCCAGGGCAACAGGCGTTTGGGCATGGAGGGAACTACTGGGAGAGGAGGAGTGAGCCCACCGTGGCGGTGGGCTCGCGCGCGGCCGTCAGGCCTGTTCGGCGTACTTGGCCAGCTGGGCATCCTGCTTCAGGACAGCCTGGGTGTTGGCGTACACGTCTTCCGCGGTGACGTTGGACTTGTCGAAGATCTGGGCGAAGTGCTGGTGGGTCACTTCGGCGAAGTGGGCGCGATCCTGCGGCGCCACACCCAGAACCACGGCGTAGGTGGTCAGGGCTTCGCCGTTGCCCTTGGCCATGTCTTCAGACAGCTCGTCCATCATGCCGCTGAGTACGATCATCGGCTTGCCGCCGTAGGTCAGCGCACCATTGGTGTGGCAGCCGTTGGTGCCAGTGGTCATGCCGAAGGTGTTGTTGCCGCTGGTGCCGTTGGTGGTAGCGGCCAGAACGTGGGTAGCGGTGCCGCGCTGGCCCTTGAAGAGCATGTTGCCCCAGCCGCAGCCGTCGCTGCCGGGAGCGTCGGCCAGAGCACTGAGGGAGGCGGTGGCGAGGAGGGTACCGATCAGAATCCTTTTCATCGTTTTTTCTCTCTTTCTTAAGTACGGGCAGGTGTCGCTGACAGCAAACAGCGCCGATTGAAGCTTTTAGGAATGAAACGAGGGTGTCAAGGAAACCGGTGCACAGCTGTGCGGCGCATCCGGGCTTCCGCCCGCCTGCCGGCAGGTTATTGATCGGCATCAGCGGCGGTTGTCTTGGAACGGGCCACACTTGAAGGAGTTCCCCTTGCAAGGAGGTCGTCATGGCCGATTTCGATCCGCGCCCCAGCCTGGATCAACTGGCGCAGGAGTATTCCCGGCGGGCCGAGGCGATCCGTCGCGATCTCGGCCGGACCCATTCGCCGGATTTCGCCGAGCAGGCCCAGCAGC harbors:
- a CDS encoding EAL domain-containing protein, with product MLGLLAWQLHQEFRSQERFERERVVLHGEQLAQRISLTLELKALGAQALLRQRDDRGDIDGEPALINGLRRIYPSFHSLVRLDGNGLPLRDSAIGFKDAAFIAAMRQRAGRQTYHYAFSEDNGGVFYIWLGATVSGEGDSVIRLDERQARRSWVAQIRPDAPPWILEDQVRQKVLGRSSGSRPGPLTAASPLEQAQSLTGLPIQNTDWQLHPLFDAQRVRTALLPRLVGELALLLLLAGVTGAALLRLQREQQNLRALTADSQQRLRQAAQALGAIDERVLVTRADGRLAYLNPQAEQLFGIQADQAADHHLLELLPGLGAQLNGDTTLPDSGSTELVRVNHTGQARLFAVSRRPLDDNPLASELPWVLRGNLPQGGQVWVLRDVTEEQQALHILEETRRRYQDIFDGVGVALCVLDLSALRQSLVDLNLRRQNDLQDWIASQPERLPGLLRQVRITEINNVAKRLMGVTTTEQAWQILLGSAGMRPDGVRSKVLSAVLAGHGLIELEACIQTRQGEQRHLWLQLRVPEMIQDFHAVTLSLSDITSRKQVELSLVEREKFWSDAVRAVPDTLYIHDIAARRVIFSNHNLGYQLGYSADELRAMGERFWEKVLHPDDVEYYWRVRNLQQVVGDGLLLDSQLRWRHRDGSWHWFDIREQAFTRDAAGRVARLIGVAKDITATVEAHNSLRESGRRYRMLAESISDVIVSTDAQVKLNYVSPSIQQVFGYSADWVLHNGFQQVAANPGQLERLFTLLERLHDAIGEPTRLAELRESTAPQLFTLDCIHADGHKIPVELRIALMWDDHGGFEGLLGVARDISQQRRAEREMRMAATVFEHSTAAIIVTDPVGYIVQVNDSFTRLTGYQGEEVLDQLPRMLTADRQEANQLKHVLDSLRKSGSWEGEILQKRKNGELYPSWVGITAVHDEEGDLVSFVCFFSDISERKASERRIHRLAYYDALTHLPNRTLFQDRLHTALLQAERHQQWVVLMFLDLDRFKPINDSLGHAAGDRMLKEVAERLSHCVSDDDTVARMGGDEFTLLLPGQGNRERALREAIQVAEQILASLARPFTLEGREFFVTASIGVALSPQDGAELSQLMKNADTAMYHAKEMGKNNFQFYQAEMNARALERLELESDLRRAIEQEEFILHYQPQFTGDGRRLTGAEALLRWQHPKRGLIPPTEFVPVLEELGLVAQVGDWLLEQACLQLKAWHRDKVRVPKISVNLSARQFADGQLGERIAGILRDTGIPPACLELELTESILMSDVSQAMQILRGLKRLGLAIAVDDFGTGYSSLNYLKQFPIDVLKIDRSFVDGLPHGEQDAQIARAIIAMAHSLNLMVIAEGVESHEQLEFLREHGCDEVQGFLFGRPVPPEQFAALFASNALFLLG
- the ettA gene encoding energy-dependent translational throttle protein EttA; protein product: MAQYVYTMHRVGKVVPPKREILKDISLSFFPGAKIGVLGLNGAGKSTLLRIMAGVDTEIEGEARPMPGINVGYLPQEPKLDPQATVRDIVEEAVGQIKQAQARLDEVYAAYAEPDADFDALAAEQAKLEAILQASDGHNLERQLEVAADALRLPPWDAKIEHLSGGEKRRVALCRLLLSAPDMLLLDEPTNHLDADSVAWLEHFLHDFPGTVVAITHDRYFLDNVAGWILELDRGHGIPFEGNYSGWLESKANRLAQEAKQEASHAKAMKAELEWVRQGAKGRQAKSKARLQRFEELQSQEFQKRSETNEIYIPAGPRLGDKVIELHNVCKGYGDRELIDNLSLSIPKGAIVGVIGGNGAGKSTLFRMLTGKEQPDSGTIEIGETVQIASVDQSREILEGNKTVWEQVSDGFEQIKIGNYEVPSRSYVGRFNFKGGDQQKFVKDLSGGERGRLHLALTLKQGGNVLLLDEPSNDLDVETLRALEEALLDFPGAAIVISHDRWFLDRIATHILSYEDDGKVVFFEGNYTEFEADRKKRLGDAASQPHRVRYKKLA